Proteins co-encoded in one Granulicella cerasi genomic window:
- the acnA gene encoding aconitate hydratase: MATSHPNSFGAAATLTSGGKTVKYFSLPALDGKNGIDLKKLPYSLKVLLENLLRLEDGVTVTADDIEFLAKWDAEAEPSREIAYMPARVLMQDFTGVPAIVDLAAMRDAMKLLGGDPQKINPLQPAELVIDHSVQVDEYGAANAYDLNAALEFQRNRERYAFLKWGQTAFHNFSAVPPGMGICHQVNLEYLARVVFTKEEADGSIVAYPDTLVGTDSHTTMVNGLAVLGWGVGGIEAEAAMLGQPVSMLVPQVVGFKLTGKLREGATATDLVLTVTEMLRKLGVVGKFVEFYGPGIAELPLADRATIANMAPEYGATCGLFPVDKETLNYLRLTGRSEEQIELAEAYYRAQGMFHTSDAAEAEYSTTLQLDLSTVEPSVAGPKRPQDRVLLSETPASFAKQLPTLQGPNANKAAARQMVRWEGEGGHASLTGDVTSSEGAPAPVAPQEVTVQITTHDSGHTGGQEVVAPANSVKERFGVDPDKYLSDGSIVIAAITSCTNTSNPYVMMAAGLLAKKAVEAGLTTPPWVKTSLAPGSRVVTDYYTRAGLLQYLDALRFQVVGYGCTTCIGNSGPLPTDVSKSIEENSLVAVSVLSGNRNFEGRISPEVRANYLMSPPLVVAYALAGHISHDFNTESLGKGKDGNDVFLRDIWPTQKEVSDAVHQCIDSEMFLTQYAKVSDGDANWQQLKFPLGDTYGWEGDSTYIRKAPYFDGMPATPAPVEEIKAARVLAVLGDSVTTDHISPAGSIKQNGPAGKYLAENGVKPADFNSYGSRRGNHEVMVRGTFANVRLRNKLAPGTEGGVTRLLPEGEGMSIYDASVEYAKRGTPLAILAGKEYGSGSSRDWAAKGPRLLGIKFVIAESYERIHRSNLVGMGILPLQFLEGQNVESLGLTGEEIFEVVGLKAMLDAKFADGKIVSVIAESSEGKTTEFSATVRIDTPQEILYYQHGGILQYVLRQLAGKA, from the coding sequence ATGGCTACATCGCACCCGAATAGCTTTGGCGCAGCCGCGACGCTTACGTCCGGCGGCAAAACCGTAAAGTACTTCTCGCTGCCCGCGCTCGACGGCAAGAACGGCATCGACCTGAAGAAGCTGCCGTACTCGCTTAAGGTCCTGCTCGAAAACCTGCTGCGCCTGGAAGACGGCGTGACCGTTACCGCCGACGACATTGAGTTCCTCGCGAAGTGGGACGCTGAGGCAGAGCCCTCGCGCGAAATCGCCTATATGCCTGCACGCGTGCTCATGCAGGACTTCACCGGCGTGCCGGCGATCGTGGACCTCGCAGCGATGCGCGATGCGATGAAGCTGCTCGGCGGCGACCCGCAGAAGATCAATCCGCTGCAGCCCGCAGAGCTCGTCATCGACCACTCGGTGCAAGTGGATGAGTACGGCGCAGCGAACGCTTACGACCTGAACGCGGCGCTTGAGTTCCAGCGCAACCGCGAGCGCTACGCCTTCCTCAAGTGGGGACAGACGGCGTTCCATAACTTCTCCGCCGTGCCGCCGGGCATGGGCATCTGCCATCAGGTCAACCTCGAGTACCTCGCGCGCGTGGTCTTCACGAAGGAAGAAGCAGACGGCTCCATCGTCGCCTATCCTGACACGCTCGTCGGCACGGACTCGCACACCACGATGGTCAACGGCCTGGCTGTTCTGGGCTGGGGCGTGGGTGGTATCGAAGCAGAGGCCGCGATGCTCGGCCAGCCGGTGTCGATGCTCGTGCCGCAGGTCGTTGGCTTCAAGCTGACGGGCAAACTGCGCGAAGGCGCGACCGCGACCGACCTCGTGCTTACCGTGACCGAGATGCTGCGCAAGCTCGGCGTCGTCGGCAAGTTTGTTGAGTTCTATGGCCCCGGCATCGCAGAGCTTCCGCTTGCGGATCGCGCGACCATCGCGAACATGGCACCCGAGTACGGCGCGACCTGCGGTCTCTTCCCCGTGGACAAGGAAACGCTGAACTACCTGCGCCTTACCGGCCGCAGCGAAGAGCAGATCGAACTGGCTGAAGCCTATTACCGCGCGCAGGGCATGTTCCACACCAGCGACGCGGCAGAGGCGGAGTACTCGACGACGCTGCAGCTCGATCTCTCAACCGTGGAGCCGAGCGTTGCTGGACCGAAGCGTCCGCAGGACCGTGTGTTGCTGAGCGAGACGCCTGCGAGCTTTGCGAAGCAGCTGCCGACGCTGCAGGGACCGAACGCGAACAAGGCCGCTGCGCGTCAGATGGTGCGTTGGGAAGGTGAAGGCGGACACGCTTCGCTGACCGGTGATGTGACGAGCAGCGAAGGCGCACCGGCACCGGTGGCTCCGCAGGAAGTGACCGTGCAGATCACCACGCACGACAGCGGTCACACCGGCGGGCAGGAAGTGGTGGCCCCGGCGAACTCCGTGAAGGAGCGCTTCGGTGTCGATCCGGACAAGTATCTGAGCGACGGTTCGATCGTCATCGCGGCGATCACCTCTTGCACCAACACCTCGAACCCCTACGTGATGATGGCCGCTGGCCTGCTCGCGAAGAAAGCTGTTGAAGCTGGCCTGACGACTCCGCCGTGGGTGAAGACCTCGCTCGCGCCGGGCTCGCGCGTGGTCACCGATTACTACACGCGCGCTGGTCTGCTGCAGTACCTCGATGCGCTGCGTTTTCAGGTCGTCGGCTACGGCTGCACGACCTGCATCGGCAACTCGGGCCCGCTGCCGACGGACGTTTCGAAGTCGATTGAAGAGAACAGCCTCGTCGCTGTGTCGGTGCTCTCGGGCAATCGCAACTTCGAAGGCCGCATCTCGCCGGAGGTGCGTGCGAACTACCTGATGTCGCCGCCGCTCGTGGTGGCGTACGCGCTCGCGGGCCACATCTCGCACGACTTCAACACGGAGTCGCTGGGCAAGGGTAAGGATGGCAATGACGTCTTCCTGCGCGACATCTGGCCGACGCAGAAGGAAGTCTCCGACGCCGTGCACCAGTGCATCGACTCCGAGATGTTCCTCACGCAATATGCAAAGGTGAGCGACGGCGATGCGAACTGGCAGCAGCTCAAGTTCCCCTTGGGCGACACCTACGGCTGGGAAGGCGATTCGACGTACATCCGCAAGGCTCCGTACTTCGATGGTATGCCGGCAACGCCAGCGCCGGTGGAAGAGATCAAGGCCGCGCGCGTGCTCGCGGTGCTGGGTGATTCGGTCACGACTGATCACATCTCGCCTGCCGGTTCGATCAAGCAGAACGGCCCGGCCGGCAAGTATCTCGCCGAGAACGGCGTGAAGCCTGCGGACTTCAACAGCTACGGCTCGCGCCGCGGCAACCACGAGGTGATGGTACGCGGCACGTTCGCGAATGTTCGCCTGCGCAACAAGCTCGCTCCTGGCACCGAAGGCGGCGTGACGCGTCTGCTGCCCGAAGGCGAAGGCATGAGCATCTACGACGCGTCGGTGGAGTACGCCAAGCGCGGTACGCCGCTCGCGATTCTCGCGGGTAAGGAGTACGGCTCGGGTTCGTCGCGCGACTGGGCGGCGAAGGGTCCTCGCCTGCTCGGCATCAAGTTCGTAATCGCCGAAAGCTACGAGCGCATCCATCGCTCAAACCTCGTAGGCATGGGCATTCTGCCGCTGCAGTTCCTCGAGGGGCAGAACGTTGAATCGCTCGGTCTCACGGGCGAAGAGATCTTCGAGGTGGTCGGCCTGAAGGCGATGCTCGATGCGAAGTTTGCTGACGGCAAGATCGTTTCGGTGATCGCCGAGAGCAGCGAAGGCAAGACAACGGAGTTCTCCGCGACGGTGCGCATCGACACGCCGCAGGAGATTCTCTACTACCAGCACGGCGGCATCCTGCAGTACGTGCTGCGTCAGTTGGCTGGCAAAGCATAG
- a CDS encoding Nramp family divalent metal transporter has product MAESGSESSAVADVAKAMGADNGRGFRADRLRSYFGPAFVASVAYIDPGNFATNILGGAQFGYRLLWVLLWSNAMAILIQYLSAKLGIVTAKTLPQNCRTHFGKRTSFWLWVAGEISAIATDLAEFLGAAMGLDLLIGPAMLAHGFGPTASLLFSAVIATVLVFAILALDLAGYQWFERGIMMLVGVIGLCYGFEVFLVHPDWQRAFFATIVPTFDSHAMRGSVYAAVGMLGATVMPHVIYLHSALVQPRLHELAPPPKKALPSILRKYLHFELTEVFVAMNAAWLINSAMIVMAAVALYHGPDFSPTIQDAYRTLGPLLGRGAAVVFAVALLCSGLSSSTVGVLAGQVILEGFLDVKFPIFLRRLITIVPALIVIGVGWDPLKILIGSQVLLSFTLPAALIPLLILVQRKSVMGEFASAMRTRVAGWLIAGIILVLNAVLLVQVAVGR; this is encoded by the coding sequence ATGGCAGAATCTGGCTCTGAAAGCTCCGCGGTCGCTGACGTGGCGAAGGCGATGGGTGCGGACAACGGCAGGGGATTTCGCGCGGACCGTTTGCGCTCGTACTTCGGCCCGGCCTTTGTGGCGTCCGTGGCGTATATCGACCCGGGCAACTTTGCGACGAACATCCTGGGCGGCGCGCAGTTTGGCTATCGGCTGCTGTGGGTGTTGCTGTGGTCCAACGCCATGGCGATCCTCATTCAATATCTGAGTGCAAAGCTCGGCATTGTGACGGCGAAAACGCTGCCGCAGAACTGCCGCACGCACTTTGGCAAGCGCACAAGTTTCTGGCTGTGGGTGGCGGGAGAAATCTCCGCGATCGCCACCGATCTTGCGGAGTTTCTCGGCGCGGCGATGGGGCTTGATCTGTTGATCGGGCCTGCGATGCTTGCGCATGGCTTCGGCCCTACGGCGAGCCTGCTCTTCTCTGCGGTGATCGCAACCGTGCTGGTGTTTGCAATCCTCGCGCTGGACCTGGCGGGGTATCAGTGGTTTGAGCGCGGCATCATGATGCTGGTTGGCGTCATCGGTCTTTGCTACGGCTTTGAAGTCTTCCTCGTGCACCCGGATTGGCAGCGCGCGTTCTTCGCGACGATCGTGCCGACCTTCGACTCGCACGCGATGCGCGGCAGCGTGTATGCGGCCGTCGGCATGTTGGGCGCGACGGTGATGCCGCATGTGATTTATCTGCACTCGGCGCTGGTGCAGCCGCGGCTGCATGAGCTGGCGCCGCCGCCGAAGAAAGCGCTGCCGTCGATCCTGCGCAAGTACCTGCACTTTGAGTTGACCGAGGTCTTCGTGGCGATGAACGCGGCGTGGCTGATCAACTCCGCGATGATCGTGATGGCGGCGGTCGCGCTGTATCACGGCCCGGATTTCTCACCGACGATTCAGGATGCGTACCGCACGCTGGGGCCGCTGCTGGGGCGTGGTGCGGCGGTGGTATTTGCGGTCGCGCTGCTGTGTTCTGGGCTATCGAGCTCGACCGTGGGAGTGCTGGCAGGGCAGGTGATTCTCGAAGGCTTCCTCGATGTGAAGTTCCCGATTTTTCTGCGACGACTCATTACGATTGTGCCTGCGCTGATCGTGATCGGCGTGGGCTGGGACCCGTTGAAGATCCTCATCGGCTCGCAGGTGCTGTTGAGCTTCACGCTGCCTGCGGCGTTGATCCCGCTGCTGATCCTGGTGCAGCGCAAGAGCGTGATGGGCGAGTTCGCTTCGGCGATGCGGACGCGCGTCGCCGGGTGGCTGATCGCGGGCATCATTCTTGTATTGAATGCGGTGCTGCTGGTGCAGGTGGCCGTCGGCAGGTAG
- the dut gene encoding dUTP diphosphatase, with the protein MSTDTIDRPRILVQRLLPTAQMPRYAHTGPYGDLAADLFAAEAALLAPGATLAVRTGLAMELPSTHGALVEDRSGLALRGITTLAGVIDPGYRGELKIVLTNLSDTEQMVAPGHRIAQLRIVRRIEAAFEETNTLAEAPRGQGGFGSTGH; encoded by the coding sequence ATGAGCACCGACACCATCGACCGTCCGCGCATTCTCGTGCAGCGGCTGTTGCCCACCGCGCAAATGCCTCGCTACGCACACACCGGCCCTTACGGCGATCTTGCTGCAGACTTGTTCGCGGCGGAGGCGGCGCTGCTGGCGCCGGGGGCGACGCTTGCGGTGCGCACGGGGCTTGCGATGGAGTTGCCGTCGACGCATGGCGCGCTGGTGGAAGACCGTTCCGGCCTCGCGCTGCGCGGCATCACGACGCTCGCTGGCGTGATTGACCCGGGCTATCGCGGCGAGTTGAAGATCGTGCTGACGAACCTTTCCGACACCGAACAGATGGTGGCTCCTGGGCATCGCATCGCGCAGTTGCGCATTGTGCGCCGCATCGAGGCCGCGTTTGAAGAGACCAATACGCTGGCGGAAGCTCCCCGCGGACAGGGCGGCTTCGGTTCCACGGGTCACTAA
- a CDS encoding glycosyltransferase family 39 protein translates to MSATNSLRWYERPRNLFWIGFVVRVLCIVIAHSYKVRVRDDHWEFGYEAGRIARNVVEGRGYSSPFNGWTGPTAWLPPIYPLMMAACFKLFGVYTNMSVFAIMVLDSLFSAATIPAVYEIAQRCFDARGFARRSSTMIAPVAVWSAWIWALHPEVIQYPMHWIWEMSLSTCLIAWAFVYALRLRRVGENEQPNNSIAMWLIYGLFWGLLALSNTTLMITWAGVTGWILWPQKTNVRALLGAVLSFVMVFVCLTPWIIRNERVMHAFIPARSNAGIELWNASLWYHDAFPWGAAVPLSPTDPEFKRFQQMGEVKYAKMKQEQAMANIKAQPKMYAKFTAYRVQYFWFIWRHPSDAKVLDETLRLWNYGIVSLCGLIGVALAIKRRVPGAWMMFWVLLLMPIPYYLVTIQARFRYPMEPLICVLGVYLFRSTEKKIEA, encoded by the coding sequence ATGTCCGCTACGAACTCTCTCCGCTGGTATGAACGCCCCCGCAACCTCTTCTGGATTGGCTTTGTGGTGCGCGTGCTTTGCATCGTGATCGCACACAGCTATAAGGTGCGCGTGCGCGACGACCATTGGGAGTTCGGCTATGAGGCCGGGCGCATTGCGCGCAATGTGGTGGAGGGCCGCGGGTATTCGAGCCCGTTCAATGGCTGGACCGGCCCCACGGCGTGGCTGCCGCCGATCTATCCGCTGATGATGGCGGCGTGCTTCAAGCTCTTCGGCGTGTACACGAATATGAGCGTCTTCGCGATCATGGTGCTGGATTCGCTGTTCTCCGCAGCGACGATTCCGGCGGTGTATGAAATCGCGCAGCGTTGCTTCGACGCGCGCGGCTTTGCGCGTCGAAGCTCGACGATGATTGCGCCGGTGGCCGTGTGGTCGGCGTGGATCTGGGCGTTGCATCCCGAGGTGATCCAGTACCCGATGCATTGGATCTGGGAGATGTCGCTCTCGACGTGTCTGATCGCGTGGGCGTTTGTGTACGCGCTGCGTCTGCGTCGTGTCGGTGAGAATGAGCAGCCGAACAACTCAATCGCGATGTGGCTGATCTATGGCCTATTCTGGGGCTTGCTGGCGCTCTCGAATACGACGCTGATGATTACGTGGGCGGGCGTGACCGGCTGGATTCTCTGGCCGCAGAAGACGAACGTTCGTGCGTTGCTCGGCGCGGTGCTGAGTTTCGTGATGGTCTTCGTTTGCTTGACGCCGTGGATCATTCGCAACGAGCGTGTGATGCATGCGTTCATTCCGGCGCGGTCGAACGCGGGCATTGAGCTTTGGAACGCTTCGCTCTGGTATCACGATGCCTTCCCATGGGGCGCGGCTGTTCCGCTGTCTCCTACGGACCCGGAGTTCAAGCGCTTCCAGCAGATGGGCGAAGTGAAGTACGCCAAGATGAAGCAGGAACAGGCGATGGCGAACATCAAGGCGCAGCCGAAGATGTACGCCAAGTTCACGGCGTATCGCGTGCAGTACTTCTGGTTCATCTGGAGGCATCCGTCGGACGCCAAGGTGCTCGATGAGACGCTGCGTTTGTGGAACTACGGCATCGTTTCGCTCTGCGGGCTGATAGGTGTGGCGCTGGCGATCAAGCGCCGCGTGCCGGGCGCGTGGATGATGTTCTGGGTGCTGCTGCTCATGCCGATTCCGTACTATCTCGTCACGATTCAGGCGCGCTTCCGCTATCCGATGGAGCCGTTGATCTGCGTGCTCGGCGTGTACCTCTTCCGCTCGACGGAGAAGAAGATCGAAGCATAG
- the rplU gene encoding 50S ribosomal protein L21 → MYAVIRTGGKQYRVAPGDTVKIEKSAHENGTLEFSDVLAVSGEEGKFEQDLKGAKVLASVLGEGRGDKILVFHYKRKKQYKKLQGHRQDFVEVKINEIQVAGKSFKA, encoded by the coding sequence ATGTACGCAGTGATCCGCACCGGCGGTAAGCAGTACCGCGTCGCTCCCGGCGACACCGTCAAGATTGAAAAGTCCGCGCACGAGAACGGCACGCTCGAGTTTTCCGACGTGCTCGCCGTTTCGGGCGAAGAGGGCAAGTTTGAGCAGGACCTGAAGGGCGCCAAGGTGCTCGCTTCCGTTCTCGGCGAAGGCCGTGGCGACAAGATTCTGGTCTTCCACTACAAGCGTAAGAAGCAGTACAAGAAGCTGCAGGGCCACCGCCAGGACTTCGTTGAAGTAAAGATCAACGAGATCCAGGTTGCCGGCAAGAGCTTCAAGGCCTAA
- the rpmA gene encoding 50S ribosomal protein L27, which yields MAHKKGLGSSKNGRDSNAQRLGVKRFSGETVTGGSILVRQRGTPLQAGKNVGRGSDDTLFAKIDGVVKFQNRGQHGRFVSIEPVVAA from the coding sequence ATGGCACATAAAAAAGGTCTTGGTAGCTCCAAAAACGGCCGCGATTCAAATGCTCAGCGCCTCGGCGTGAAGCGCTTCTCGGGCGAGACCGTCACCGGCGGCTCGATCCTCGTTCGTCAGCGCGGCACACCGCTGCAGGCTGGCAAGAACGTGGGCCGCGGCTCCGACGACACGCTCTTCGCGAAGATCGACGGCGTTGTGAAGTTCCAGAACCGTGGTCAGCACGGCCGCTTCGTCTCCATCGAGCCGGTTGTCGCTGCATAA